In a single window of the Candidatus Methylomirabilota bacterium genome:
- a CDS encoding DUF1738 domain-containing protein: MAPTTRLAWRLLLHEAVTTPGLILEAYTAFHRFSLGNQLAALTQCRERGIRPGPIATYAGWQAKGRQVRRGARALILCMPVTITAHRRDKDDLDADNESESGKAQTVPRTVFIWKPRWFVLSQTDGDPVTVEPPEAWDKAAALTRLGVSEIPFDELDGNCQGYAIGRSVAISPIAQLPFKTLFHELGHILLGHTESAPHDPIDPPRALKEGEAEGVALLVLEALGLPGAAYCRGYIQAYLSDLSACHTQAGAAFLSASAYRIIQAADAILRAGRPTSSAEEFPDGNVIGSVGLVKGGEAHVQPTDR, encoded by the coding sequence ATGGCACCCACGACACGACTCGCCTGGCGTCTTTTACTGCACGAGGCGGTAACGACTCCCGGCCTCATCCTGGAGGCCTACACCGCGTTTCACCGGTTCAGCCTGGGCAACCAGCTTGCGGCGCTGACCCAGTGTAGGGAAAGGGGGATCCGGCCTGGGCCGATCGCCACCTATGCGGGGTGGCAAGCCAAAGGGCGCCAGGTGAGGCGCGGAGCGCGCGCCCTCATCCTCTGCATGCCGGTGACTATCACCGCGCACCGGCGAGATAAGGATGACCTTGACGCCGACAATGAGTCGGAATCCGGCAAGGCTCAGACCGTTCCGCGTACGGTCTTCATCTGGAAACCGCGCTGGTTCGTCCTCTCCCAGACCGACGGCGATCCGGTGACGGTGGAGCCGCCCGAAGCCTGGGACAAGGCCGCCGCCCTCACCCGCTTGGGCGTCAGCGAGATCCCCTTCGACGAGCTGGACGGCAACTGCCAGGGGTATGCGATCGGCCGCAGCGTGGCCATCTCCCCGATCGCCCAGCTTCCCTTCAAGACCCTCTTCCACGAGCTCGGCCACATCCTGCTGGGGCACACCGAGTCCGCCCCCCACGATCCGATCGATCCCCCGCGCGCCCTCAAGGAGGGGGAGGCTGAGGGGGTCGCGCTCCTGGTCCTGGAGGCCTTGGGGCTTCCGGGGGCCGCCTACTGCCGCGGCTACATCCAGGCGTATCTCAGCGACCTGTCTGCGTGCCACACACAGGCAGGCGCGGCGTTCCTCTCCGCCTCGGCCTACCGGATCATCCAGGCCGCCGACGCGATTCTGCGCGCCGGCCGTCCGACCTCATCCGCCGAGGAATTCCCTGACGGGAATGTGATCGGGTCTGTTGGCTTGGTGAAAGGAGGTGAGGCTCATGTACAGCCCACGGATCGATGA
- a CDS encoding DUF4268 domain-containing protein, producing MIQKIARIPLREAFKHEAYDFTKWLQDNLDVLNDCIDVTLSNAEPEAAAGDFSVDLVAEDEAGNKVIIENQLEKSNHDHLGKLITYLVAMEARAAIWIVSEPRPEHVSAITWLNESSSASFYLLKLEAIKIGESAPAPLLTLIVGPSDATEAVGKAKKEFAERYEIRRDFWTQLLEHAKTKTRLHAGISPGRYHWIATGAGKRGLSFNYVVWEHETSVELYIDRGKNSDSENKALFDILYAKKDEVEKSFGDTLEWERLDSKRASRIRKTINLGGWKDREKWPDAYSATVDSMMRLEKALKPHIQKLDVEAV from the coding sequence ATGATCCAGAAGATCGCACGCATTCCGCTTCGTGAAGCGTTCAAGCACGAGGCCTACGACTTTACGAAGTGGCTGCAAGATAATCTCGACGTTCTGAACGATTGCATCGACGTTACTTTGTCGAACGCCGAGCCTGAAGCCGCTGCAGGCGATTTTAGTGTTGATCTTGTCGCTGAAGACGAGGCGGGAAACAAAGTGATAATTGAAAATCAGCTTGAAAAGAGTAATCACGACCATCTTGGCAAACTGATTACATATTTGGTTGCAATGGAGGCACGAGCAGCTATCTGGATCGTATCAGAGCCAAGGCCAGAACACGTCAGTGCAATTACCTGGTTAAATGAGTCATCTTCGGCCAGCTTCTATCTGTTAAAACTCGAGGCCATAAAGATCGGCGAGTCCGCCCCCGCACCTCTCCTTACTTTAATCGTCGGGCCCAGTGATGCGACAGAGGCTGTGGGCAAGGCAAAAAAGGAGTTCGCTGAGCGGTACGAAATCCGTCGAGATTTCTGGACACAGCTACTTGAACATGCAAAAACAAAAACGAGACTTCATGCGGGAATTTCACCGGGACGTTATCACTGGATCGCAACAGGCGCAGGGAAACGAGGACTCAGTTTCAACTACGTGGTCTGGGAACATGAAACGAGCGTCGAGCTTTATATTGATCGAGGAAAGAACAGTGACTCAGAAAATAAAGCACTATTCGATATCCTTTACGCGAAGAAGGATGAAGTCGAAAAGTCTTTTGGTGACACATTAGAGTGGGAGCGCCTCGACAGCAAAAGAGCGTCGCGCATTAGAAAAACTATCAATCTTGGTGGCTGGAAAGACCGAGAAAAATGGCCGGATGCTTATTCCGCCACCGTTGACTCAATGATGCGGCTCGAAAAGGCACTGAAGCCACACATTCAAAAACTTGACGTTGAAGCGGTCTAA